In one Candidatus Desulfatibia profunda genomic region, the following are encoded:
- a CDS encoding cytidylate kinase-like family protein, whose protein sequence is MAIVTIARQYGAGAKVVGQMVAKRLGYQLIDKAMLDQVARKADVSVKQVEDIEKMSGDRLLAFLSEAFSTSPIIRHLPGISTEFDEQKYVLFLKRAIAEIGVRGKAVIIGRGGQFVLKDHPGAVRVYIVAAEEDRITSLMNLSKIDRSKAEAVARREEKKRLAFLEKFGSGPSDNLLLYHLVINTSLVDYDLATDLICSLVSAKEKL, encoded by the coding sequence ATGGCCATAGTCACGATAGCCCGGCAATACGGTGCGGGTGCAAAGGTGGTGGGTCAGATGGTAGCGAAACGCTTGGGCTACCAATTGATCGATAAAGCCATGCTGGATCAGGTTGCCAGGAAGGCCGATGTCTCGGTCAAGCAGGTGGAAGACATTGAAAAGATGAGTGGAGACAGGCTGCTGGCTTTCCTCTCCGAAGCTTTTTCCACAAGCCCGATTATTCGACATCTGCCCGGTATCAGCACTGAATTTGACGAGCAAAAATACGTGCTTTTTTTAAAAAGAGCCATTGCCGAAATCGGGGTCCGCGGGAAAGCGGTGATCATCGGCCGGGGCGGCCAGTTTGTGCTCAAGGACCACCCCGGCGCTGTCCGGGTTTACATCGTGGCCGCAGAAGAAGACCGGATTACAAGCCTCATGAATCTTTCCAAGATTGATAGAAGCAAGGCCGAGGCCGTCGCTCGCCGAGAAGAAAAAAAGAGACTGGCCTTTCTGGAGAAATTTGGTTCCGGACCTTCCGATAATCTGCTGCTTTACCACCTCGTGATTAATACGAGCCTGGTTGATTATGATCTGGCCACTGATCTGATCTGCAGCCTTGTATCTGCAAAGGAAAAATTATGA
- a CDS encoding ATP synthase subunit C, with translation MDIATMLGYAGCAFAIGIPAIGSAVGVGVAGAVSHGAMAKVEEGHGKFIGVSAAPSSQTIYGLILMFVLLAKVKESGLAVFFIGLFCGLAICISAIFQGKVAATAILGSSKKQEIFGKCFAAVGMVESFAIFALVAGIVMAGSF, from the coding sequence ATGGACATCGCAACTATGCTCGGATATGCCGGATGCGCATTCGCCATAGGGATTCCGGCTATCGGCAGCGCCGTTGGTGTGGGCGTCGCCGGAGCCGTTTCCCATGGTGCCATGGCAAAGGTTGAGGAGGGCCATGGGAAGTTCATCGGTGTATCGGCAGCCCCGTCCAGCCAGACGATCTACGGTTTGATTTTGATGTTTGTACTTCTGGCCAAGGTAAAGGAATCGGGACTAGCGGTTTTTTTCATTGGTTTGTTTTGCGGCTTGGCTATCTGCATATCGGCCATCTTCCAGGGCAAAGTGGCTGCTACGGCCATTCTCGGCTCTTCAAAGAAGCAGGAGATTTTCGGCAAATGCTTTGCCGCGGTCGGCATGGTCGAGAGTTTTGCTATCTTTGCACTGGTGGCCGGAATCGTAATGGCAGGGTCTTTCTAG